The stretch of DNA CTGTAAGTTCAGAGTTGAAATGACAGCGGTCAGTGGGGAATATTCCCAGTGACTGAAACATATGTAGAAATGTTCAGAAAtttctaaaaaagaaacaacaatctTTTCACATAAGCATCCCTGGTAGGGAGCTGAACTACAAGCAGCCAGGGTGCGATTCAGGCCTGTTACAGCTCCAAACAGCTGGCGAGTGGATCAGATTGTGCAGAAGCTGTGGAAGAGTAAGTATGCGACGTCTCACTCTGTGAAACAGAGACGAGAGGGAGCCCACAGAAACTCAGTCAGTACATCCTCTGGCGGGTGGCAAAAAAATTCAGGGAGCGGCAGACATACAGAAGTGTGCAAACCTACATTTGCATTACAAACAAATTCGCTGGCTTGAACAAGGGTAGCACTTCCTGCAACTCACCTTGACACCTCCgataacataaaataaacacaagccCAGCCATGCAGCATTTTAATACAGGCTTTCTCTACTGCTTAAGTGAGGAAAGTCTGCAATGGCAACAAAATCTGGTTGCTCCACACGTCTTAAATACACTTTAATTTCCATGCGATTTATATTCAAGACAGACATGCCACTCAGACCTATCTAGAATTTCATCTGTAATTGATCATCTAAATTTAGAAGTCTGACAACCAGACAACTCGAATTAGGTTTTCCAGGCTAGAGGCCAGATTTTAAATAGTGAGATATGGGACAAGCCATGACCCAACCCTGCCACATATCTGACCTGACCTGGAGCGAATGCGTCCTGTTCAGAGAGGGTAACTGGTGGGCTGCGTGTCTGTACCTTGGCTGGTCAGCTTACAGCCTTTGGGTTTAATGGAGCCAAGAAGCCACAAAAGGCAGAACTGTTGCTCCACCTGGTGGCCTCTCGTgacagtgtttcttttttttacagactTGTTGAGATAGCTCATGGAACGCATCTTTACAAACTTATTTTATGAAACCATCGCACAAGGAACCTGAAAAGAAGGGCGTTTTTCTGGTTACCGAGTCTAACACTGTAGTCAGCCACTTCCTTCAACAGCTATGGAACTTAAAATAATCACGGGAAGAATTTTACAGgcataaaacaaagcaaaaataaaaaaaaactgaaaggagCAGTAAAATGATTAGTAAACTCAATGAGTTAAGGTCAATCAAAAACCTTTATGcagattaattttatttatttaggtgGTTTCCGAGAGACCTAAAGACTACTGGATCATCATCAGCCCCGATTCCATTGTAACCAAGAATCCCTCCCGGATTCTCAGAACCGGGAAACGTGGCTTTGCTGGAAGAACGCTGCGGCCGTGCGCCCCCGGCGCCCACACTCACCGACAGCTTGTCGACGTCCCCCTTCAGGACGCGCTCCAGGTACAGCTGCTTGAGCTCCCTCTCCAGCCGAGAGGGCAGGCCGGGGTACATGGTGGAGCCGCCCGACAGGACGATGTGCTTGTAGAACTCGGCCCTGCGGGACACAGAGGACACTCTCAGACCCGAGTCCAGCCCGCTCCCCGGCAACGCAGAGGTCGCCTTCCGCAGGGAAAGGCGTCTAGGCTGTGTATCCGCTGGGAGGCATTAAAACCACAACGAACGAGCAGGGAAACCAACAGCATGTAAGGTTTTATGTCTCCGCAAGAATTAAATAGTCTCAAGATCTTTCATCTCCAGCAGTACCACCTTGACCTATGCGATCAGTTGCCACCCTTCGGAATTTGAGCACAGTTCATTGGAAGAACAGTTACTATATGTTGACCAGCCTCTTATCAGTCTCCTCAAGGTACGCGTGCTACATTCCTTTTCAGGACTATTGACTCAAGAGGGCCACTCTGTTGAAACAGCGTGCCCGCCTGTACATGTCCTGTTGGCAAAGTTGACTTAACTGGGTGTAGAGGGCAAGCCCAGTGTTCAATTCCCACCAAATTATTTTTGCGCCAGTCTCAGTCTTCCACAAACCAAGGTCTAAacaaatcccccccccccagttttGCGCTACAATGAATCTGTCCTAAAATACTCATGTTTGATCAGAGAAATTCCTAGCACAGGATTTTGTATTATATAAAAAGAACTTCTTATAAGTTTCAACTTACCAACACTTATGGTTTTACAGTGCAATGAAAAGATACATCCCTGTATCCCATGTCTAGGTACAACTATTAAATGTTTAGTCCCTCAACGGGATTTCTTCAGCCGCCTTGAGTGCAAATCCAGAGTAAAACCGCAGATTTCAGTGCACACAGTGGGGTAACAAAAGAATCGATTACCCTCTCGGAGAAATTCTGAAGGCTCTCGTCATGTATGCGATATGTGATACAGAACTAAAATCCAACATCACAGACATCAACTCGACATTCAGAGACCTGAGCAAAGCAACACATCAACAGCCACTGAGCTGGGACAGCCCATTGACCTCCGGCTTTAGAAGAAGCCCTGCCTGCTCACTTACAGACGCTCACACAGAAAGCCAAACCGCATACCTGGTGTCGATGTCAGCAGCTTGGATGGTGTTGAAGAGCAACTCGGCCACTCCGACACCTTCAACGTTGATAAGGTGAGGCTGGAACAAAGCCTCTGGGGCCTCGAATCTCTCTCCTCCTACTTTGATAACCCTGCCGTCGGGAAGCTGGGGAGAGATGGGACACTGGCATGAAAATGACTCACTTGACACCGAAGGAGCACCTTCTGCTACTAAGGGAAGTGCTCACTCCTGGATTGAACGGAAATGTACAATTTGCACACCAAGTATTAAAAGCATGAGTGCAGGTCAGCAGATGCACTGTGTGACTGTTGATTTTTCACACTCCTGGACAAGCATTTTCCCTTGTTTCTCTGGACCCCCTGGGACAATCCCAAGAAGACACTGATGACCAGAAGGCTGTCACAAACCCAGGGTGCCTAGCTGATCCCTTGAATGCCAGTGGGAGTGCAAACAACAGGTAGGAAAAGGTTTTTAAATCTCGTCAAGGCCAGGCTATACCTTATCTCTACATCCTTTATTGTactaaaaaaaattctaaaaaggAACCTTAGAAGATGCCCATGTACAAAGAGGCTCGTGTTCCTACCATTACAAGTTTAAGCAGAGGAGAGGGAGAAAATCGTCCTGATGCTCCTGTTATTTTCCTCACCTGCAACCCACTGGCAAGGTCTCCCTGACCCAGTTTGGGTTGTGACCCAATTTTAAAAAAACCATGCTCTCTAAAGCTAATGCTCAAAAGCAAGGCTAGAACAAGTTTGGTTTTAACAAGGTCTGACTACATCTAGAAAGTAAGTCTGATCTTTCAGCTCTGCCACTTAACAGGGTGATGCAGgagaaataaatacagaaagtCAAAATACAGCACAGAGCTAACAGGTCATCCGATTACATTTTATCCTGATGGCGGTGACAGCTTTGTGATGCAGTTCCTACCTCCttttaaaatcacacaaaatCTGGGAGCAGTACAAATCCCTTTCCAAAATCTCATGTTTCCCTTTCTTTTTTAACTGCGTGTTCATGAGCAGAAGGGCTTGTTCTCTCTTTGTGGTGCATTGCTCAAGTTCCAGGATTCTCAAGCAAAGTACTAAAAGACTTTTCTCAGGTGGTAACTATCAAAGGGGAAAAACAATTCTATACAGGTGAGGCAGGTACAGTTGAGGACATCCCTAATTTTAATAAGGAATAATATTTATGATTGGCTAAcgtaatgtgaaaataaaaacctaCATCAATTAGCAATTTTGTTTGAAGGCCTGTTCtcagcatttgttttaaatgatgcTGTGGGTAAGCGGAGCACTAGAGAGGCTACTGCTGGAGCTCTTTCTGACAGAAAAATTACTGCTCAGTGGATGGCAGAATAAGAGATTCCGCGTTTAAATATATTCACTCTATAACACTGTAATTCATCTTCAAACAGTTGGTAATATTCATAATTAACTATCCTACATTTCAGTAGGTTCAGGACTGCCTTCATATGAATAGGTTTAAAAGGCTGACAAAGTGATTCAAAAGCTTTCTGCAAGgtcatgaaataataaaaacctcttcttaaaaaaacaacacacgtATAAACATAACAGGATCAGTGATTCCATTCACTGCTTGAGGGCCTTGGTCTAAACTAGGAAACACATATTAGGAGGGGTTTTGAAAGATTTGGGCCACACAGGAAATGATGTTACATGTAGGTTAAGTTGTACAACAGTCTCTGTATTTTCCTCGTTTTTCTTAAGTCTGCTGGAAAGAAACACAAGCTAAAATAAACTCCAACTTAAAAGCTCAGCAAAAAGGTTCACCTGCGATTTTCCAAGAGCTGAGCTGTTAAACAGAAAggtacagaaaaataaacaagccTGTGAGGCAACACCAGATGAAAACCAAAACAACGTCAACCAAACCTTTCagcattcaattaaaaaaatcagtctgaaCAAAAAACACCAACAGATATTAAATGTATCTCAATTAAATGAGACACCTTGATCATATAATTTGGTAATAACGtctacaaaaaaaatacacaggagTCATGGGCCTCACAGATCACAACTGGAGCACAAATGAAAACCTAAGATATTTGGTCCCACAGTGTACAGGCTTGAGCGTTTTCAAATACTGGAACAtgaacaaggaaaaatacaaaggTTGCAAAACTACTTCAGGGACAAAGTGTCATAGATATCACCCTTCACAAGGCAAGCAAATAAAAGATGGAACTATGCTGAGCTTTCCTACTTCTTAAATAATTTCTTGCAACACACAATGCTTCATTACACCTTTATGGAGTGTATTAGGAGGAAACCACAATGTTCagtattgtacagtgcagcgctCTATGGCTGTTGAACTGAAATTAACTGTAAATCGAGGGGGTGTTGCAGCCAACCATAAAATCAAACTGTACAAATGAGAATACCATGTCCTCCACAGGAAACTGCTATTCCTGAAGTTGCTGGTAAATGACCTCACAGACGTGAGCACattcagtggggccagcagcgCATACCGTGTAGGACTCCACCAGCACTGTGGTCTCCAAGGCCAGCTTCTGCTCCTGCTCGATGTTGTAGCCCACGTAGCACAGCTTCTCCTTCATCATGCGCACCGTCTCGAAATCGGCCGAATGGTTAAAGGCGTAACCCCTCAGCAAAAGCAACTACAACAAGACGTGCTTTAGTTAGGGCCAGGGGCTTTTTCTTCAGAGCTCCCCGATGAACGACTTGCTTAACTGACggaaaaatgacaaataaaacACTGCAGAAACAGACAGTCGTGGTTTTATGCAATGAATAAGATGAGGCACCCCCCGGAGAGAGTCTAATTAGCACTCTTCGTCTTGGTAAAGCCAGACCTGCAGAAACTGTTATAGTACAGTTCCTGCAACAGTGACTTGTAGGCTTTGGAACACTGGAACACATGGGATACAGATATAAATCAGCAAGAACAGTCAGATATACATCTGGGTCAGGGGCGGTGAGGTGGCcgtgtggctaaggatctgcacctgtggctgggaggttgccagttcgtatcccgcagccggcagaggaatcctactccgttgggtccctgagcaagacccttagccccaactgctccaggggcgccgtataaatggctgaccctgcgctctgaccctccctgtctgtgtgtctcatggagagcaagctggggtatgcgaaaagacaaattcttaatgcaagaaattgtatatggccaataaagtgatcttatctcttttACATGGTTAAGTGCAGCGGTCCTAATTGCACAAACAAGCAGCACTGCCACAAACACAGATGCACAACAGCGTACCTGGCAGGGAAAGTTACCTTGATGAGGTAGCGAGTGATGTCCCTTCCAGCAATGTCTAGTCGCCTGGTTAGATGAGGCAGCGAGAATCCCTCGTACACAGGACAGATATGGGTCACGCCATCGCCCGAGTCCACCACCACCCCGGTCAGCAAGCCTGAACACACGGCACAGCCTCTCTTGAGCAACAAACCTTGCTGGTCTTCACATAGCTACTACTGGAAAGAGCCCCGACTTTCACAGCCACAGAGGAGAAACAAAACGTCACCACTAGGTGGCACTCCCCACCTTATTAAAAACTCCTGCCAATGGGGAAGCAAGGCAATAAAATGGAGCCATTTGATTTTTATATTCACTTAAGCACAGACGGTTGCGGATGTACTCCCACGCTAATGTATTTATCTGGCAAGTCTAACAGCTGTTAACGAACAAAACTCTTTAACCTAGCTGCAGGCTTCTAGAAATCTGaccataaaaataatatataaataatagaaTCAGTTTAAAAACACTGGGATTTAAAATTAGTATTCAATAGgctgcaattttttttacacacatgTCAAGCATTTTTCAGCCTAAAATGTATTGAAGTtggtataaatatttattaatgcaaatttacaataaaatttaGCATGTAAATCCAGGTGTGCATTCAGTATTTTTCAGaataaacaaaaactaaaaacgtGTCTGTCCATCCATCTAGTATCAGAAAACTGCTTGAAACTAGCAAGGATCACAGCAACCAGATTTCACATCCACTGTGAAGAAATGCAGGCTATTTCTGGTGGCTACGAAAGGCTGTGCTGAGAGAGATGTCCATGACCTACCTTGAGCGTACAGGGTCAGTACAGCCTGGATTGCAATGTAAACCCCAGAGAACTTATATGTTTCAAACATGACCTGGaaaggaaagtaaaaaaatagcTTAGTGAATGCAGCAAGAGACAAAAGAAAGATctaaactgtatttaaaatacacataaatATGTAGTGCAAGTATACAATGTATAACTATGATACTGTTTCGTTTACACTGCAGTAGTAATTAGAGAATAAGTAATTCAAAGGGACTTCTATAATATATTAATCATCTGCAAAGCTTCTTGTTCACACACCTTTTGCAACATGACTGAGACTTCAAGCCCAAACACTGACCAGCGAGTACATTTATATCTCTTAGCATAGACTATACCATTAATATCTTTATTTATAACAGAGTCCAGTACAGATATCTGCGATCTGTGCTGCAAAGCAGAACAACATGCAGATGACATCAGCCAAACCTGAAGCACCCGCAAAAATGAATGTGCATGACAGCATTATTTGATTTAGaactattttaaaacatatatgcATTTCTCTGTATAAAAACTGTGAATCTTTCTGAGAACAACGTGTCCAAGTGCATTTTGTGCACTGGTATGAAGTGGAATTGCTGGACTGTTCACTGTCATGACAGTTTTACTCATTCAAGTCATCCCTTTGGATATTTTggataattattttcttaaatacttCTTAAATACTTTCTTGTCCACTTCACTCTCGTCTCTAGTAAGGTGGTTATTTGCTTCGGAAAAACCAAAAACACATAAATGAGCACCTTGTGGGTAAGCTGCTAGCCATCCAGTTAAAATTCACAAGTGTCTGCAGAAACCTACAAGGCAATGCAGATTCTAAAACAGCTTTTAATTATATGGAGCGAACTGGAGCATGGAGATATCTTACTTACAATAAAGAACTCGAACCTGCAAAAATGTAGCCTAGTTGGCACCATACCTCACAATGCAGTCTTCTCAAAGCTACAGTGAATCCTTTCAATTTTGGTTCATGGGGCATTCAAATTATGAGGTCAGGTCAAACCTGTTCACGTTTTGGCTTTTCgtaatttgaattaaaatttaTATTGGGAAACAACCTGATATTAGGAAGTGCTTTATGCTGAGTACATCTGAGAAGTGAAAATCAGAGTTTAATTTCCCAGTACAATTAAACTTCTCAATTTTGCAAGTGGTCAAGGAAACATTGaaagctgcaaaaaaaaaaagtgttggaGGCAAATGTCGAACTATAGCATGTGAAGACAGATGCGTTGCAGAAGACCCCGAGGAGCTGCTCACCTCAATGATCTTCTCCCTGTTCTTGGTGGGGTTCATTGGGGGCTCTGTGAGGAGGATCTTGCAGTCCTGGGAGTTGATGTTGAGTTTTTCAGGACCGAAGGTGTAGTCCCACAGGTGTTTCATGTCGTCCCAGTTCCGGACGATGCCGTTCTCCATGGGGTAGTTCACCTCCAGCATGGAGCGCAGCTCGCTGGCCTCGTCGCCCACCATCAGATCCTGCAGGAGCAGAGGTCACAGGTCAATCCCACTGTCCAGCTTAGGCTATGGACCACACTCTCCCAACACTGGGTGCTTTTAAGAGCTGATTGTCAAGAACGATAAGGACTGCACTGTCTGACATGACAGCCAGGACTCTAAACAGGGGAAGGTAAATAAAGCACACGCAAGGGAAAGTGGGTTAAATATCCAAGGGCACAGGTCAGATGTTCAACAACGCGACTACGGGTCACAAGCCGCTGTTCCTGCTAACTTACTGGCTGATGGTTCTGGACTTTTTGTAAAATGACGATTGCTTTATGGATTTTCCCAGCAGAACAGTGTTGTTTCGCTGGCAGAAAGGAAGTGGGGAACTATAAAACTGACGAGGCCAACTGCGGAGAAAAGGCTGTGGAGACCTTTGGATCGGAATCAAATGACACAGGCATTGGCTACCATTCAAATAGCTAGAGAAAAGTCGGGGGAAATgctcaattaaaaatataacaatgtGATTTATTGTATTAAGGTTGTGGCAAGCCACAAAGAAGAAGAATATTTGCATTTAGCCTGTGCTGCAGACTATTAAACACAATATTATTGTTTAAAGACAGTCGGAGATACAGGCACAAAGTGTCAAAGCCCCAGACTGCCACAGAAAATTCATGCCAACATGACATAGCTGCCATTGCTCATTCTCATAGACGACACAGAGGCAAGATTGTTCTTTTAAAGGGATATTTATAAATTCCGAGCTTAATGACTTAACTCAAACAAGGAACCATTCATTTCGATCCGGATTTACTAAGGAAATTTCTCCCAGCTCAGAACTGATAACTGCTTTTAAAAAGTCAGCGCATCAGTTGCGGCTCAAGTTCTTGATGAGGATGAGATGAGCTCTTGGACGACACGGTGAATTAATCAGTAAAAGCACAACGTACAGCAAAAGTAGTAGGATGCACTCCACAGACCCTCTCGAAGCCAGACGCTCAAGTCTGTTTAGGCTTGACTGAGATCCTGGCATGCAGACAGAAGTTTCCATGCATTACTCCCTCAGTAATGTCACAACCAATTCCAATGACATTCATTCACCTTTAAAGATgcattgctttatttttcagtgcaTTCTGCCAAGATGCGCAAGTGGTGTTTGCATTGCTCTCCTCCCTCTTGTAGAGAGAGAAATACTgaattttattgtaaataaatatcACCCATCTTTACTCAAAGACAGCCAGCTTCTTTTGATTAAGTCTGACTTCACTTGGCCCCAGCTCACAAGCCTGCGTGCTTTAAACGAGAAGCTGGATTATCTGAGGTTTACTGCTGCGTTTTCCATATGGTTTGCTTCATGACTTTTGAATTTGCATGTTTAAACACCACgagaaacacaaaccacaggacACAAGTGGATCCTACAGGTAGGTGCATATAGGACAGAGATGAGGCAGTTCTTATACAAAGCGGGGGTCTGGATCTAGCTACACAACCATGCTGTTAAAGCTGACACACCCACTTCTATCAAGAAGCAGCCAAATAAGATCTCAGGGCGAGataaatacatattgtatatgaaGAGAATGCATTTACAATATTTCAGGATCACCTTCGAGTTCCAATATTAAAATTACACACTTTTGACTGAATACCATTTCCTAAAGGAAAATAATCTGATCAATTGTTTGACAACTGTCCATTTCAAAGGTAACCAAACACAGCTGAAatctgaaagataaaaaaaactaaaacaataaagacacactgacaggaTCGTAATGCGTTGTTCTTAAACtgacaaaacaaacagaatttTGAATGCTTGTCATTCAAAATACAGTCAACTTTTAGGTATTGTCTATAACGAGCAGGTGTAGaacaaagccaaaatgtattacaaaagAAAATTCTGAAATATACCAGCCTTCAATCAAACCACTGGCATGTATGTTAGAGGCACT from Lepisosteus oculatus isolate fLepOcu1 chromosome 17, fLepOcu1.hap2, whole genome shotgun sequence encodes:
- the LOC102687047 gene encoding actin-related protein 2-B, whose product is MDGQGRKVVVCDNGTGFVKCGYAGSNFPEHIFPALVGRPIIRSTTKVGNIEIKDLMVGDEASELRSMLEVNYPMENGIVRNWDDMKHLWDYTFGPEKLNINSQDCKILLTEPPMNPTKNREKIIEVMFETYKFSGVYIAIQAVLTLYAQGLLTGVVVDSGDGVTHICPVYEGFSLPHLTRRLDIAGRDITRYLIKLLLLRGYAFNHSADFETVRMMKEKLCYVGYNIEQEQKLALETTVLVESYTLPDGRVIKVGGERFEAPEALFQPHLINVEGVGVAELLFNTIQAADIDTRAEFYKHIVLSGGSTMYPGLPSRLERELKQLYLERVLKGDVDKLSKFKIRIEDPPRRKHMVFLGGAVLADIMKDKDNFWLTREEYQEKGMRVLEKLGVTVR